AGTAAAATAGCTTTCGTGTAGGCGATTTGATCTTGTTCATTTCCAGGGTCAAAGCTAAAGTCAACGGAATCTAGGGTATAAAAAAGATAAAGGGATATAAAATGAGAGAGAGACATTAAAACACAGTAAAGTATAGAAAAAGTGAACTTGGTTTTAAATTCTACTTTATAAGATTGCGCAAAACTAAATATCACAAGCAAAGATAGAATCGAAGATAAAATAAGAGAGACAGGAATAACTAGATATAGGTAATCGAGCAACCCAAAGATAATGAAGTAAATGAATCGGTTTTGCTTTTTAACTGATTTATCAAAAACCGAGTTGAAGAAAAAATTAACTTGAACACCCATCACAAGTACAATGCTAAAGACAATAAGAAAATGATTTGGAATCATATCAATCGACCTTCATAATCATAAATTTGGTGTAAACATCTTTAACCTCTTTAATTTTAGAACGGCCTATGGGTAATTCCAACCCATTGGACATTAGAACAACTCCGCTAGCAAACTTCCTCACATGAAGCAGGTTAATAATAATGGAACGATGGATTTGCAAGAAGTTACAATCTTTTAAGGCCAAAGCATAATCTGAAATGATGCCTTTGCTTTCATAGGTTTGATTAGCAGTAATAAAATGTAGTTTGCTTTTCATAGTTAGGCTTTTGGCAGCTTCAATACTAATGAGATCATCATATTTTATAACGATTTCCTCATAGGCTGATTTGATGACCATAAACTTTTTATCAAGCGCTTGAAAGTATTGGCATAGCTTTATGATTTTCTCCTCCAAGATCGAGGGGGCAATGGGTTTTATTAAATACTGGAATGTCATGACGTCAAAACTTTCCACCATATATTTAGGGTAGCTTGTCAGAAAAATAATTTGTTCATCCAGGTTATTTAACCCTCTTATTGTTCGGGCTGTTTGAATTCCGTTTATCCCACTCATTTCAATATCCAAAATCAGAATATGGAATGGAGTTTCATGACGCTCATAATAGGATACCAACTGCTCTCCCGAGCCGAATAATTCGATTTCAAATTCTATATTTGTCTTTATCGACAAAGTAATGAGGATGCTTTTAACAAGCTCTCTTTGTTTCTCCTCATCATCGCAAATAGCCACTCTATACATAAATGATATACCCCTCATCCATTCCCTTTATTCTAAAACTCTATATAAGCATGATACAACCTTTTGACTTTATATAGATAACTTTTGGATGAAATGCAAATTTGAATCCCTCAAAATCACTTCTTATGTGATGAAATGCCTTTTCAGAGATGAAACCTAATCTAGAAAGCATGATCAGGGTCTCTAACTTGAATTTTTTTCTTCCAGTCTCTGTATTGTTGTTTCGCTTGGAATAACATTTGATTTGCTAGAGTTGCAGGTTTGGTGAGAATAAACCAAATTCCATAAATAATCACTATACAAATACAACCAAGGAATTACATGATCAATGGCCGGTCTCATCAATGATTTTATTTCCACAATGAAAACAACTAAGAAAGGTGGGGGATTACAGAATGGATTACCTATTGGGGTACAATGGAAATGAGGTTTAACGAAAGTCAGATTTACCAGATTGAGAGTAATGCTAACATTTTACGTGTTTTAGAGCGTACATTACCTATCAACCAGAATTAAAGCTAGCAGCGTATTAAATCCGATCAAGACGGTAAAAGTACTGCAACATAGAACTGTTTCCAGTTTTATTCACAATATTTACTTTTTTTGTATTTTTATGAAAATATTAATATGTTATAGTTATCTAGTAATTAAAAATAATGTAAAAAGAGGGAGATTTGAAATGTTGAAAAAAGGCAAACTATTTGTTGGATCTTTGTTAAGTGTGATGTTATTGTCCGGAGTAGTAGCGTATGCTGGTACTAATTATACTTGGAACGAGTCTAGAACATTACCTGGTGGTAATGGTAATGTTACCTCATCTATTCAAGTAAAAGCCGGTCCCGGTGCTGCAGATTTAAGCATGCATGCCACTGCAGGATTGAATGTGGATGTGCGGACGGACGGACCTGGAGCTACAGGATCGTACACAAGAAATGTACGAGGTGGAAATACCTATAGACCTTCTGCGCCACAACCAAATGGTTCAGATGTTCATTTATTCTTTAGCTCCGATCTCTTTAGTCCTGATTCTACTATTACTTATGACTGGAGAAGCAATTAAATTAGTTCCCATATTCCCATATTCAGTACTAATTTTATATTCATTCTTAAAGAACGACATAGATTCTGTCGTTCTTTAAGAATTTTGTTTTTCAATACCAAGAAGGCTACAGCTAAATATGTTGGAAAGATATTGAAAGGATGTTTTCATGACTACACAATACTCCATAGTGAAAGAGATAAAGAATACCCTCTCGGTCAAACGCATCTTGATCTGGATCCTCCTTATGTTATGGCCTTTTTTGAATTTTATGCTTCAGCGCAACAATTATTCTTTCCGAGACAAATTGGATGTGTTCACTTTTATGCTTGAGGGTGTATTGCCGCTTGTTTTCGTACTGCTTGCTACATTAGTTTATTTAGGTTCTTTTTCACAGGAAATAAAAAAACGATTTTTAGTGTATACTCGTTTGCGAATTCCACTTCGAAAGATGCTACGCATCAAGTTTGCTGCTAATTTCCTGCTTACGTTCGGTGCTTTTTTTGTTTTTACGTTTGGATATTTCCTTTTTTCTTTTTATATTGCACCTATACTAGGATTAATTCAATATCATCCTGAGGTGTATAAACTTAATGAAGTTACTGTTGTTGAGGACTCTTACACGCGTCATACGTTCACACAACTGCTACAATACGGCTCCTTAACCTATGGTTTTCTTTATTCTTGTTGGGTGGGCCTTAACGCTGCTGTCTACGCTGCACTGGGTTTCTTTATGGTATTAATAGTACGAAGTCAGTTTTTGGCCCTATCTATTCCATTTCTCCTGTACATTGTTGGAAGCTTCGTGCTGGGTGCAGCTGGTTTAATGCATTTCAGGTTTCCTGATGCTATATTCCCTTATAGTTATATGCAGGTGCCGATATGGACAGCATTTGTACCCTTTCTATTTCTTATCTTCATTTGTGTCATTATATATATATATGTTAATAAACGTTTGGAATGGATGGATAACGTCATATGAGATACCTTAAACAGACTTTGGACGAATTCACAACATGGAAATGGATTTTTTTAATGGTCATTCTTTTCCCGTATGGATGGAGTATCCGAACAACTGTTGTAGCAAATGCAAACCTTCAGCAGCTTCCGCTGAACCAATGGGATATCATTTTCACCTTTTTGAGTAATCCATTCCTGAACATTTATTTTTATTTACCTTTTTGGTTGTTTTTTTCAAGCCGCCTCATCATAAAAGAATGGGATTACACACTACTCATTCGAATAAAGAGTTTTCCCAAATGGATACTCTATACCATGATTAGAATAAGCCCCATTCTCTTGATCCTTCAGTTTCTCTGGATTGTGATCAGCTTTTTAGTAACGATGGGTATACCACCAGAAAACAGTTGGAGTATCTGGGGATCAACAGCTACTTCTTTGAATAATTTTATTTTTACTTTGCAGCTGACCGGGTTATCTCCATGGTTGGTGTTGTTTTTACAAACGGCTTTGTTAAGCCTTTTTTTGATTACTCTTCATGTTATCATGGCTTCGGTGTATGTACTTTTTCCAAAGATGAGTGTTATAGCGGGGATGGGTTTGTTTCTTTTTATCGGAACCATCATCTCTTATAAAGTTGTCCCTGATCAATTCAATTTGGGAAGAGTATCAAACTATATCATTCTTGCTTTTTCGTATTTCTCTTTTGGTTCAGTTTTGCCGGCCTTTATCGTACTGACCTTAATTATAACAGTCTGTTTTGCCCTCGTAATCCTGTGGAGTAAGGGGCAATTCCAGTATGTATCAAATTTCGTCTCTGATAACTATCGCTTTATTGTGTATAGCCTAATTTGCTTAATTGGGATTGCCTCGCCATTCATAAATTCAGGAATGGAAGATATGACGGTCTGGGAAAACCTATATTTTCATTTTTATGGTGTGTCTGAAGATGGGTTTTCATTTTATGTATATATATATTTCTGTATCGTGTTTTTAGGTTTTGTGTATTTATTTCAACTTCATCTGAGCCACATAATGGATGGATACATTTATTACCTGATGATTCGGTACAAGTCCTTATATCGTTGGTTTGGCCAGTTAATGAAGAAGACGATTTTGGGTGTGGTAGCGTTACTACTGCTTTTGGCTGGTATCACAATTGTACTAGGTCTTATGCAAGGACGGACTTTGGAACCGTATGCTACCCAAATTATAGCTGGACGATTTCCTTATCTACTGTATCAATTTTTTGTTAATGGGTTGTTACAGATGCTTAATTACATACTTATTGTATTTATTGTAAGCTGGATCTGGCAAGAAGCGACGTACAGTCTGATCGCGTTAGGTGTCCTCATTGTGACAGGCTTGCCCTTTCTTAATATTCATCAATGGTTGCCGTCAGGACTAAATAGCATGGGCTATATTACCGGAGACGGTAGAGGCATCTTTCATATAACGATAGTGTTAGCGATTTATCTCCTCATAGAGCTCGGTATTATTTTCTATTTGTTTAGCAAACGAAAAATTTCATTTTAGCAAAGGAGCCCCATCTTATGACATTGATTA
The nucleotide sequence above comes from Paenibacillus sp. IHBB 10380. Encoded proteins:
- a CDS encoding LytR/AlgR family response regulator transcription factor, with the protein product MYRVAICDDEEKQRELVKSILITLSIKTNIEFEIELFGSGEQLVSYYERHETPFHILILDIEMSGINGIQTARTIRGLNNLDEQIIFLTSYPKYMVESFDVMTFQYLIKPIAPSILEEKIIKLCQYFQALDKKFMVIKSAYEEIVIKYDDLISIEAAKSLTMKSKLHFITANQTYESKGIISDYALALKDCNFLQIHRSIIINLLHVRKFASGVVLMSNGLELPIGRSKIKEVKDVYTKFMIMKVD
- a CDS encoding HNH endonuclease domain-containing protein, with the translated sequence MRPAIDHVIPWLYLYSDYLWNLVYSHQTCNSSKSNVIPSETTIQRLEEKNSS